From the Priestia koreensis genome, one window contains:
- a CDS encoding sugar ABC transporter permease produces MESVTPVNRNVPAPKKGTPGLKIKSFFITTLIYIELIIVGAAVLFPIIWIVGSSFGESSGLANATAIPEHPTIIHYKELIEKTKFLAWYWNTFKIAVLNMIFSVLLSTSTAYIFSRFKFKGKKVGLMSILILQMFPSFMGMIALYILFLNFGLLNSHIGLVIIYAAGQIPFNTWLIKGYLQSVPKSLDESAMIDGATKTQIFFKIIMPLSKPILTFVALTQFMAPWMDFILPRLLISSNEKKTLAIGLFDLTKGNTNTNFTMFAAGAILVAVPITLLYIFLQKYLISGLTAGANKG; encoded by the coding sequence ATGGAGAGTGTAACACCCGTTAATCGTAACGTGCCAGCTCCTAAGAAGGGGACACCTGGCCTTAAAATTAAAAGCTTTTTCATTACGACGCTCATTTATATTGAGTTAATTATCGTAGGAGCTGCCGTTCTTTTTCCGATCATCTGGATCGTTGGTTCGTCATTTGGTGAGTCTAGTGGGTTAGCAAATGCCACGGCTATTCCTGAACATCCTACAATTATTCACTACAAAGAATTGATTGAAAAAACCAAGTTCCTAGCCTGGTATTGGAATACATTTAAAATTGCCGTATTGAACATGATTTTCTCAGTTCTATTGAGCACATCAACGGCGTACATTTTTTCTCGCTTTAAGTTTAAAGGTAAAAAAGTGGGCTTAATGTCAATCTTGATTCTGCAAATGTTCCCTTCCTTCATGGGGATGATTGCTCTTTACATTTTATTCTTAAACTTTGGCCTGTTAAATAGCCATATCGGATTAGTCATTATCTATGCTGCAGGACAAATTCCGTTTAATACATGGTTAATTAAGGGATATCTACAGTCTGTTCCAAAATCATTAGATGAATCAGCCATGATCGATGGAGCAACGAAAACACAAATTTTCTTTAAGATCATTATGCCGCTTTCAAAGCCAATTCTAACGTTTGTAGCGCTCACGCAATTTATGGCACCGTGGATGGACTTCATTCTTCCACGTCTCTTAATTAGCTCAAACGAAAAGAAAACACTTGCGATAGGCCTTTTCGATCTTACTAAAGGAAATACGAATACAAACTTTACGATGTTTGCTGCAGGAGCTATTCTTGTTGCGGTACCAATTACACTCTTGTATATCTTCTTACAAAAGTACCTTATTAGTGGGTTAACAGCCGGAGCTAATAAGGGATAA
- a CDS encoding LacI family DNA-binding transcriptional regulator, whose protein sequence is MGVTIKDIATKANVSPSTVSRVISNSPLIGEKTKRKVKKVMEELGYFPNFHARVLVNGATCSLGIVMPVSMRDQDLVFQNPFFQDVMKGVGSFVHSKNYSLYMTSGETEEEIYQDVVNMVKGRRVDGILLLYSQEEDPIINFLVEHDFPFVLVGHPPDNVQNITYVDNDNYKIAQNVTKYLLSLGHEKIAFIGGNKRLIVTRNRLSGFLDTLSLAGLSVPEDYIKHTEFSIEGGNASVQELLELNEIPTAIFVTDDVLAMGVLNVLHEKKIRVPEQVTVVSFNNLFFAGFTIPPLTTVDVNIYQLGYEAAKCLVEKVEDTSATPKCIVVPSKLVVRKTCQHIGDQSLQKMLSHLDFQIVVQ, encoded by the coding sequence ATGGGTGTAACAATAAAAGATATTGCGACTAAAGCAAACGTATCGCCATCAACGGTTTCACGAGTCATTTCAAACAGTCCCTTAATCGGTGAAAAAACAAAGCGAAAAGTCAAAAAAGTGATGGAAGAGCTAGGGTACTTTCCTAACTTTCACGCGCGCGTCTTAGTAAACGGAGCTACGTGTTCCCTCGGTATTGTGATGCCAGTATCAATGAGAGATCAGGACCTCGTATTTCAAAACCCCTTCTTTCAAGATGTCATGAAGGGTGTGGGATCGTTTGTTCACTCGAAAAACTATTCACTTTATATGACGTCAGGAGAAACGGAAGAGGAAATTTACCAGGACGTTGTGAATATGGTCAAAGGAAGACGAGTAGATGGCATTTTACTTCTTTATTCGCAAGAAGAGGACCCTATTATCAATTTTCTTGTGGAACATGATTTTCCGTTCGTGTTGGTTGGTCATCCTCCTGATAACGTTCAAAACATTACGTATGTGGACAATGATAACTATAAAATTGCCCAAAACGTCACGAAATACCTTCTGTCACTTGGACATGAAAAGATCGCCTTTATCGGGGGGAATAAGCGCTTGATTGTGACGAGAAATCGTCTATCTGGATTTTTAGATACGCTTTCTCTTGCGGGACTTTCTGTTCCTGAGGATTATATCAAACATACCGAGTTTAGCATTGAGGGTGGAAATGCAAGTGTGCAGGAGCTTCTGGAATTAAACGAGATACCGACAGCTATATTTGTAACGGATGACGTCTTAGCAATGGGTGTTCTAAACGTACTGCATGAGAAGAAAATACGCGTACCTGAGCAAGTAACGGTTGTGAGCTTTAATAACTTGTTTTTTGCAGGGTTCACGATTCCACCATTAACGACGGTAGATGTGAACATCTATCAGCTTGGTTATGAAGCGGCAAAATGTTTGGTAGAAAAGGTGGAGGACACCTCAGCTACACCGAAGTGTATTGTGGTACCATCGAAGCTAGTTGTTCGCAAAACCTGTCAGCATATCGGAGATCAATCGTTACAGAAGATGTTATCTCACCTAGATTTTCAAATCGTTGTTCAATAA
- a CDS encoding FIMAH domain-containing protein, with protein MKLRNYLSVVILFVLGLFSLAPQHALAAASNFHPEDSFSDPISLGQAVKTPLSQAAAYGQNALGENEQYMVVNGSPAVFYAVDAETGEQKFSQTIANSDVVWGMTVGSDGNVYFASTMNGMLYRYLPNEKKLESLGKNPSDTFVWDLKSSSDGKIYGATYPNTKVFEYDIATNTYNDLGIMKEGQQYARGLGVTDQYVYVGIGTTAALMRYDRKTGEKVEIPLPISGESATVSEVAVYGGKLFVRAGYRLFILDEATGKHINTIGFQGKISSPSPYNPDLIYYKLNSSLYTYNLKENKVEELKDAPPLPDETEIKAHAWITLQNGKTVLAGMAAFTDSFFYNPTDNDYKLHFPNVDAQGTNINAIAAIDGKVYSGGYQRGMSIFDESSQSYTYMNKSFHQSEGIGSLNGVVYFGTYPGAKIYRYDPTKPINYTSGKNGNPSLAVDIDDDQDRPFAMTSGDNKLFIGTIPGYGKHGGALTVLSESPSANDQVNVQTKVYADIVKDQSIIGLAYKDGKIYGSTSIYGGLGSDPVEKEAKMFVFDVEKGEKIAEFTPKIPGLDIPLEMIGGLSFGPDGLLWGIIDGTIFAMDPTTYEVVKSKIVYPTTFSTGKFRPFYLDWGKNGTLYTTLGRKLTAVNPDTLEVKQLVRGSKKLMTVSDEVVEESIQFMTLSNDGSIYYTLGSRLYKLPIMIESLNLDIGPVGLNLQKKQVVTPSPTVQVKYVSGAEATLTANQFKLVSSNPDVISISDSGEIVAKSAGIASVMATSTSTKQSVTSNEIPFVVTVTMEEVKQELSNFTTKAKIRNAFSQTLQNDLQAAESSYNKGDITQGIKVLTDMTTKLQSAQRLLISIQAQKTLINDINSLKTSWQATVK; from the coding sequence ATGAAATTACGCAACTATTTATCAGTAGTAATTTTGTTTGTTTTAGGTCTGTTTTCTCTAGCACCACAGCACGCACTAGCCGCTGCTTCTAATTTCCATCCGGAAGATTCATTTAGTGATCCAATCTCACTTGGACAAGCGGTTAAAACACCTTTATCTCAAGCGGCAGCTTATGGGCAGAATGCGTTAGGAGAAAATGAACAATACATGGTTGTTAACGGAAGTCCTGCAGTATTTTATGCAGTTGATGCAGAGACAGGTGAGCAAAAGTTCTCCCAAACCATTGCTAATTCTGATGTGGTATGGGGAATGACGGTCGGGAGCGATGGGAATGTCTATTTCGCTAGCACGATGAACGGTATGCTCTATCGTTACTTACCAAATGAGAAAAAGCTTGAATCGCTTGGGAAAAATCCCTCTGATACTTTTGTTTGGGATTTAAAGTCGAGTAGTGATGGAAAGATTTACGGAGCGACTTATCCTAATACGAAGGTATTTGAATATGATATTGCGACCAATACATATAACGATTTAGGTATCATGAAGGAAGGCCAGCAATATGCTCGTGGCCTAGGTGTAACAGATCAATACGTGTATGTCGGAATCGGAACAACAGCCGCTCTTATGCGTTACGATCGTAAAACAGGTGAAAAAGTCGAAATACCTCTTCCCATTTCAGGTGAAAGCGCAACAGTATCAGAAGTAGCTGTATACGGCGGGAAATTATTCGTCCGCGCGGGTTACCGACTATTCATTTTAGATGAAGCAACTGGAAAGCACATTAACACCATTGGCTTCCAAGGGAAGATCTCCTCTCCCTCACCTTATAATCCAGACCTAATTTACTATAAGTTAAACAGTAGTCTCTACACGTACAATCTGAAAGAAAACAAAGTGGAAGAGCTAAAAGACGCCCCTCCACTACCAGACGAAACAGAAATTAAAGCACACGCTTGGATTACGTTACAAAATGGAAAAACAGTGCTAGCAGGAATGGCTGCTTTTACAGATTCTTTCTTTTACAATCCAACCGACAATGATTATAAGCTTCACTTTCCAAACGTGGATGCCCAAGGTACGAACATAAATGCAATCGCTGCAATTGACGGAAAAGTATATTCTGGCGGATATCAGCGTGGAATGAGTATTTTTGATGAATCATCCCAAAGCTATACGTATATGAATAAAAGCTTCCATCAGTCAGAGGGAATTGGATCATTAAACGGTGTGGTCTATTTCGGAACATACCCTGGTGCGAAGATTTATCGCTACGATCCAACAAAACCGATTAACTACACAAGTGGAAAAAATGGGAACCCTTCTCTCGCTGTTGATATTGATGATGACCAAGATCGTCCGTTTGCGATGACAAGTGGAGATAACAAGTTATTCATCGGAACGATTCCTGGTTATGGAAAGCATGGTGGTGCGCTTACCGTGTTAAGCGAGAGCCCTTCTGCTAATGATCAAGTGAATGTTCAAACAAAAGTCTACGCGGACATTGTAAAGGATCAAAGCATCATCGGACTCGCTTATAAAGACGGGAAAATTTATGGAAGTACTTCTATCTACGGTGGTCTAGGAAGTGACCCTGTTGAAAAAGAAGCGAAAATGTTCGTATTCGATGTAGAAAAGGGAGAAAAAATTGCGGAATTCACGCCTAAAATTCCTGGATTAGATATACCACTTGAAATGATTGGTGGATTATCGTTTGGACCTGATGGCTTACTTTGGGGAATTATTGACGGAACGATTTTTGCCATGGACCCGACAACGTATGAAGTCGTCAAAAGCAAAATTGTTTATCCTACTACGTTCAGTACAGGTAAATTCCGTCCGTTCTACTTAGACTGGGGAAAAAATGGGACGCTCTACACGACACTTGGTCGAAAATTAACGGCTGTTAATCCTGATACGTTAGAAGTTAAACAGCTTGTGCGAGGATCCAAAAAGCTGATGACAGTATCCGATGAAGTGGTTGAAGAATCCATTCAGTTCATGACATTATCGAACGATGGGAGCATTTACTATACGCTTGGTTCAAGACTATATAAGCTTCCCATTATGATTGAAAGCTTGAACTTGGATATAGGTCCAGTTGGATTGAACTTGCAAAAGAAACAAGTCGTTACCCCTTCACCTACTGTTCAAGTGAAATACGTAAGTGGTGCTGAAGCAACATTAACTGCAAATCAGTTCAAGCTTGTCTCATCAAACCCAGACGTTATTAGTATTTCCGACTCAGGAGAAATTGTAGCGAAATCGGCTGGTATTGCATCAGTTATGGCAACCTCTACTTCTACAAAGCAAAGCGTTACGAGCAATGAAATTCCATTCGTTGTTACCGTGACAATGGAAGAAGTTAAACAAGAGCTGTCTAATTTTACAACCAAGGCGAAAATTAGAAATGCCTTTAGCCAGACATTACAAAATGATCTACAAGCTGCGGAGAGCTCCTACAACAAAGGAGATATTACGCAAGGAATCAAAGTTTTGACAGACATGACTACTAAGTTACAGTCTGCACAGCGTCTTTTGATTAGTATTCAGGCTCAAAAAACGTTGATCAACGATATTAACAGCTTGAAAACATCATGGCAAGCAACAGTAAAATAA